Genomic window (Leptospira weilii):
TCTAACATGGACTGCGAAATTCGCTTAAACCATTTGTAATAAGCAACCGCTGTTAGAATGATCATTGTAATGACAAGTAAAAGTATGACAGTGGGGTTGGGTTGTTTGCGCTTTTTGCTCATTCTGTATTCTTAAACGCCTTCTTCTGAAATTTTATTTGAACTAACTATAGCTTTGAAATCTTCTATTGCTTTAGCTATATCTTCTCCCATAGAAGAATCGCTAAGAAGGATCTGCAGTATTTCTTCGTTTGTTTCGATTTCAAATGACCAAAACAATAAAGTTGGAATCTGATAATTATCTTTAAATCTTTGGTCTGGTCTACCATTCTTATTTGTATATTTCCATTGGTATTGTAAAATCTGCGAATCAACAGGAATTTGCTCATCCCATATGAAATGAAAGCGTTCGAGTGAGCCATAAAAGTTAATTGATTGACGCACCGAAAATTTTCGAGATCGCCAATGGAAGATTAATACCATACTTCCAAGAAGCGTTATCTGTACGGCGTCAGTTTCAAAAGAATAATGCGTGGTCTTGCTTGATATTCTATATGTGGAATTAATTCTTTGTCGGAATTCTGTAGTATCGAGCAATTCTGAAGCCCCTGCTGAATATTTATAATATGCAGATTCACTCGATTCTACTAATAAACATTTTTTAGTTGTACTGAGTCTTTTGTTAATGATATTGCAGAATTCAAGAAATTTTGTATGCTCTTCATCTTCGGATTCTAAAATAATATTAGATATTATTCGACGCCTATCCGCATACCTTGCAATTGGAAAAATAATTGTATAACTAACTAATAACCCAAAAAAGAATAAGTAGTAATCTAAACGTAAATTTGCAAAGAATTGAAAGTTATGAAGCCAGATCGTTTGTTGACAAATCGTCCAAAAGGAGAATGTCCAAAAAATAACAAAAGTGGACCATGAAACAATTCGAATAATCGAAATTCTATTTAAATTAGAATTTAATTTCTCTTCAAGATTTTTAAGTTCAGTCATTGTTTAATCGAATATAACAATAGATTTAGATATTTTATTTAACATAAAATTTCTTTAATTGTATCAATGGTTGGATTCGTATAGGACATTTTATTGGGGATAGTATTTATTTTGATCTCAATTATTCCTTCTGTTTCCTAACAACGAAGTCTCAATTTTCAATAAAATAAAGTATTTAAACTTCCCGGATCTGTCTATGCGGAATTTTTAATTCGAAATTCGGCAGAACTCACATAACCCAAAGTCTTCTCTTTCTATGATAAAATCTTTCAACGTAGTCAAGCAGAAATTATTGTGTTGAATTTTCTTCTATAAGACTTCTCTACTTTCAAAGTTTAAACTTCCCACAAAAAACAGACAGTCTCTACATTAAAAACCGCAAATATAGATTTTTATAAAAAATCATTGTTTTTAAAAAGCTTACGAAAACGCATTGAAAAAGTTAAAACTATTCTTGCCGTATGTCGCCGTTGAAATTATATGGAAATCCGAATTTGAATTTCGGCGAGTGAGCTTGAGTTTTGGGACGAATCGTCGATCAGAAAACAAAATTAGGACAATAGAATATGAATCCAATCATTCGAAATGCAATAGCGGTAATAGCGGGAGCTGTTTTCGGCAGTATTGTAAATATGGGAATCATCATGCTCAGCGGTCATATAATACCTCCGCCGGATGGAGCTGATGTGACTACGATGGAAGGACTGAAAACATCCATGCATTTATTCCAGCCTAAACATTTTATTTTTCCTTTTTTAGCTCATGCTCTTGGAACATTTGCGGGAGCGTTTCTAACCGCAATGGTAAGTGCGAGTCATAAGATTAAGTTTGCTTTAGCGGTAGGTATCCTTTTCCTGGCAGGAGGCATCGCAAATATTATAATTCTACCATCGCCGATATGGTTTACCATACTAGATTTGGTAGGGGCATATCTACCAACAAGTTATCTTGCAGGTAAGTTGTCGCATAGATAAACTATCATTATAAAAGATCGTATATATTTTGAATATAAAAAATACGCCTAAAATATTTCGGTTGCCTTTTTGGAATCCGAAAACATCCATGGACTCGATTCAAATTGGATTTCCTGGATTGGAGAATTTATGAAAAAAATATCGGTGATACTGATTGTCGTCTGTGTAAGTGGGTTAAGTATTTATTGTGGTAAAAAACAATCGAATCGAACAAAGGGGGCGATTACTTTTGTAAAAGGAGAAGTTTCCGTTCAAAGAGGAGATCAAAACTTAAAGGCGACCGTTACTCAGGAGATCTTAAATGGAGATATAGTCATTACAGGGACTAAGTCCGTAGCTTCGCTTGTTTTCGGTGAAAATTCCTACTTGATTGAAATTCAATCGGATTCCCGATTTCAAGTAAAGGAAGAGACCGATGAAAAAGCCTTTTTTCAGGACAAAGGAAGTACTTGGATCCTAACGAACAAATTAGTAAAAGGGGAGAGAATGAGTCTCCATACTCCGACAACAACTGCGGGAGTGAGAGGAACGAAATTTTATACTTCGGTCTACGGAGATATGACGTTTATCTGTCATTGTGAGGGTCATATAGAATTGGAAAACAGGCAAAATCATACTAAAAAAATCAACGATTCCGATTATTTATCCGTAACAAAAGGGGATAAAACGATTTATATTACTCCGGGAGATTTACAAAAATTGAATGTTCCTTACGTGCACAATCACAGTGAAATCGAAAATTCACCGGTAGGCGCGCAAAACAAAATGACACTCGAACAGTTTCAGGTCGTATATGAGTTGGCAAAAAAGAAATTGGAGTCCCTCTAATACCTGAAGTTTAACCCACAAATGAAGAAGGCTTTTGAGATAAGGATCAAAGGCCGTATTTTTCAAGTGTTCCGACAAAATGAGTCTTTTTACTTGCAAAAAGTATGATTTTCTGATAGAAAAAAATCTCCCAAGTTTTCCCGCTTCCAGGCTCAATGATTTGCTCCCTACGGGTCGCTCATCACCCCACCACCCAAAATCTGTACATCCTGGGACATAGGTAACAGTTTAAACCAGAGACATGGGCTACACTTTTAAAGTCCTGATTATTTTTCGAATTCGTTCATCAAAATATTCGATTGTTACAAAGCTGAAATAGATCCGCCAAAGGCCGTCTTCGATTGGCTCAAATCCGATTCTTTCTCCAGCTAAACTCTTAGTGATGAAGTATCTTTGATTTTTCCAATAAAAGCAACCGTCATCCGCTTCCGAGTTTCAAAATGATCCGGATAGAGTATTTCGGGAATACGATTTACAAATATTCTCTCTGAATGTTTGTAAAGCTGGGAAGGAGTTTTTTGACCCAATACCTCATGCGGCCGTTCTCTTGAGGTTTACCGGGACGAATTCTTTCTTGTTATCGTAGGTTTTCGTGCCTGAAAGACCTTACAACAAAGTAAGAATCGACTTCGTATATTTGTCTTTATAAAAGCAATACTCTTACCAAGTTTTATGGCTATTTTGAGCTTAATCTTTTCTTATTATAAAGTGAAATTATTTCTATTGCTGTGATTCGGTGACTTTTAAGATGTTATAAATACTAGGTAAGATTACTTTTGTTACGAAATAGCTTGTAAGCTCATATAAGCAGAAAGTCTTTCTGCTAAATTATATTTTTTGAATAGCAAAAGAAGCTGTTTTTGTCAAATGTTCGTATTTTTTCCATTCTGTATTCGGAAACTGAATTAAAAAGTTCAGATCGACTACGTTTTACAATATGGATTCTCAAGTTTTATTATGATAAATGATGAAAAAGAATTTGGATTTCTTTTTCGATAGAACTTGTATCATCGATCTATTAAAGCGCTATTATCCATTTATGGTATCGAGGTGATCAAGTTGCAATTTAAAACTTACACTAATGCACAAGTTGAAAATGTAAAAATCAAGAAGAGAATACTCTTTTCGCTTTTGGCAATCGTTTTTGTTTTGCTGTTATTTTTTCTGGTTTATGAAAATCTGAGAATGAAAAAAGAAATTGACCGAGTCGTAGGTATGAGAACTCGCGTGATGAAGGATTATATTCGTAGGGTCGGTTCGCAAACAAGGGCGCTTGGGTTATCGATTTCGGACTATCTGACATTTTACGAAGATACATCCGCAAATCCAAGTCTCGTTAAAAAATTCAAAAATTATCCAAGTATAAACAGGTTTGGAATTCCCCATATCAGTCGGGAAAATAAGGAAGGGGCAGATTCGGGAACTCTTACCGCAATGGGTTCGGTTTCTAAATTGAATCCTTCCATCCTCAAAGAAATTGAGGCCGCTTTGAACTTAAGAGGACAATTCGAGTCTTTGACTGAAAAACAAAGTGAGGTTGTCTGGGCTTACTATTTGTCTAAACAAAAGTTCCTCTATATTACTCCGAAGTTTAAGGATGAAAATTATTATTTTACCGATGACCTTTATTTGGGCCCGTATTGGACTCAGGCGACCCCTCAAATCAATCCGACCGGGCGCCAAATTATAACCGATCTTTACGATGACCTTGCCGGGAAAGGACTGATGATTACAATTTCCGAACCCGTTTATGTAAATGAGAAATTCATCGGCGTCGCTTCGATCGATATAGGTTTGGACGCGATGCAGAGAATTTTGGAAAGCGGGGATTGTATCGGAGAAAGCATGCTCATCGATGAAAATGGAAAAATCATAGCAAAATCCGGAACTTTTAAGTTGGATACGCGGCTTCCTCTTTCGGTGATTTCCATGATTATGGAACCGCAGGACTCGT
Coding sequences:
- a CDS encoding FecR family protein, which codes for MKKISVILIVVCVSGLSIYCGKKQSNRTKGAITFVKGEVSVQRGDQNLKATVTQEILNGDIVITGTKSVASLVFGENSYLIEIQSDSRFQVKEETDEKAFFQDKGSTWILTNKLVKGERMSLHTPTTTAGVRGTKFYTSVYGDMTFICHCEGHIELENRQNHTKKINDSDYLSVTKGDKTIYITPGDLQKLNVPYVHNHSEIENSPVGAQNKMTLEQFQVVYELAKKKLESL
- a CDS encoding sensor domain-containing diguanylate cyclase, yielding MQFKTYTNAQVENVKIKKRILFSLLAIVFVLLLFFLVYENLRMKKEIDRVVGMRTRVMKDYIRRVGSQTRALGLSISDYLTFYEDTSANPSLVKKFKNYPSINRFGIPHISRENKEGADSGTLTAMGSVSKLNPSILKEIEAALNLRGQFESLTEKQSEVVWAYYLSKQKFLYITPKFKDENYYFTDDLYLGPYWTQATPQINPTGRQIITDLYDDLAGKGLMITISEPVYVNEKFIGVASIDIGLDAMQRILESGDCIGESMLIDENGKIIAKSGTFKLDTRLPLSVISMIMEPQDSFSLEKGSFWIGNKIKDEEIWLVHEIKIFEYIIYIIKNLLPFWVLVFTFFIVLILYVKLRSSMNQVSKLIHTDPLTGIWNRRGFLKLTQRSLAIGNRHGKDWTILLVDIDHFKQVNDKFGHDTGDKTLIKVAQVLSRSIRQTDAVCRWGGEEFAIFLFGAGQKASTDIAEDLRKEVENQVRLDDGNPVTLSIGVSQGVLDLEEAFVNADQALYRAKSSGRNRVCAFDPKIFSHSDLKN